taaaaattgacCTACCATATGTGCAGGGTTTTTAAATAAGTGTGAaatgatttcttttcaaaaaaaaaaaacactaattgttaaggaaatttaaatgttttttatttagtgtgAACTACAATCGATATAATTAAGTTCAGAAAAGAACACCATTCAAATGgtctccacgacttcttttgccggaacgaattcgatgaacccaattttcgagtgcTTTTTCTACTAAATGAAGTCGTATGGCACGTTCAATATTGGCTTTTAAAGCTTGTTGatagtctggtttattgcttaAGACCAATGACTTCGAATAACTcaacaagaagtagtctaattgtgttaaatcacaacttcttggagggcattcaatgtcacaatttcttgaaataatcgaatcttaaaaattttctcgcaataattcggttatTACATGTGCTGTGTGACACGTAGCCTTGTCTTGTTGGAATCAGATGTTATCAAGATGAacttgcggccataaaaagtttgtTATCAATGATCTATACCGCCCTCCAAAGTGAGCTTATTCGGAGaagatgatttaaaaaaaaattgtattgttttCAAGTGATTCCAAGACAAAATCAAAATTCGCACGTTTTCTGCAGCACAGtggtttcagttcttgagtgagatcAATTTTAAGTCCAAATCCTCTCTCATAATCCGacaggttgtggtttgagacagtaccaattcttgagaacgtttTGGAATCAACAAATTGCGGTCTTAAGCatcattttgtttgtttttaagaacagaataattaaattcggaaattccttttttacttttattggtcaattttaatatgtaaagaatTGAATTTTCACAGAGGATACGCACTCTTGTGTGCAATCgattacttttcaatttcctaTAAGTCCTACACAGCGTAGTCAGCGCAAAACTCGTtcgattttatataaatatttcctatttcgttttatgtgtatacatatctacaagtatatatgtatatctacatatgtatttgtcaaTTGACTGCTTTCCATTTTATAGTTCGGACCTTGGTGgtgtgttgaaaatattttacgtttGCTACGTATGTACTATATGCGAGTTTCCACAGTTACTATTACTACCATACAGGATATGTATGAAAGGAAAAGTATTGGGGCAAAGTGCATGTAATAGCAAAAAAGGTTATTTTTAGTGGAAGAAAGAAAAATTAGTGGCtatattcaaatacatattaggaaaaaaataaatactgggAAAGTAAAGCATTAATATGTATCTATAATTATGATGTTAAGTAAGTATGAGttcatataaacataaaaaataaatgaaatagattTGCATACTCAACAAGCGGCGAAGTGTTCAGATGAGCAAGATTGTTGACAGTACTGCCCACAGGCTAAACGTTTTTTGGAGGCCTCAATTGGAAACAACAAATGCACGCTTAGCCAGAGTAACGCGATAATTCTCCAAACAATAATCAACAACATGATGATCGAGTTGCTGCTGAATTGGTGTAAAAGTAACAGCCGAAGAGACGAAATTACCGAAAAACGCTTGCAGGTCGAGCATCGCTTTTGGTGCTGTTGGctgtttctttgtttgtttgtggGGTCACACGTTTGTCTGTTGGAAAGCTGCTTTGTTGAACGTTGATTTCGTCTCTGGACGTTTTGGTTGCTTCGCTCGTTGCTTGCCTCTCGACGCATACGCTCGGCTAGCTTTGGTCGCATTGCGACTACAACAACTGCAGCAAAGTCCACTCTAGTGTCACAAGCATTGGTGCGCTTCGTTGAGTAAGTATAAAGAGGCCTCACTGGGCAACGTTAAAGCATTCAGTCGTTGGTTCCCTACAAGCAaacaactaaatttattttttaatttaagttttactTCTCTCCCCCACACAAAACTCACAACTATGAACTCCTTCTCCGTGGTAAGTATTAAAGTGATGAACAAAACACACTACAACAAATGATGAAAAGGATACTTCACTAAAATTTATGGATAAAGTCGTTGCCTCAAACTTTCAAATGGATTAATTGCGCCTTTTTCCTTCTTCCAATTTGTTTCTTGCAGTTCTTGGTGTTCGCTTTGGCAGCACTGGTCGTTGCGGAACCACCATCAGGATATAATTATCCCAGAggcggcggtggcggcggtTCGTTCGGTGGCTTTGGTGGCGGCTCCTTAGGAGGCGGCGGCGGTGGCTACCAAGCCGTAAGTGGCGGCTTCCAGACTTCCGAAGGCCAAAATGTCGATCCTCAGCTGTTGGAACAAGTACGTCAAATTCTACTCAATGAGGAGAGCAAAtccggcggcggcggcggtggtggtggcggtggtggcTACCCATCTGGCTCGTATGGTCCACCATCCGGCTCATATGGCCCACCTTCATCGTCTTATGGTGTGCCCGGTTTCGGTGGTGGCGGCCGTGTTGTCGGCATTGATTTGGAAGGTGTGCGTCAGGCTATCCAGGTGGCGCAATTCGCTCAGCAGAGCACGCAAGCCGGCGGTGGTGGCTTCGGCGGCTACCCCAGCGCACCCTCTGGCTCGTATGGTGCTCCATCGAGACCAAGCGGCAGTTATGGCGCGCCTTTCTAAGGTGTATGCGTGCGTCGacttaaatacatttaaatactagatatataaaaaatcttgTGCCTGTGACCATGTAGATGAGTAGAAGGAGCGGAATGAAAGAAGccaagcataaaaatataaattaaatgtagACCACGATCCTCAGCCAATACACCAATCGATGAGACAATAAATCAAACAACATGCTgccaaataaatgaaattgaagttgaaaatgaaaatgaagatgACGATAATGATACATGATGAAGACGATGAGGGCGATTTGAGGCATTGATTGCGATGAGGCATAAATTGAAAGTGAAAGCGgtttaaaaataacttacaaCTACAGTAATGCCAGTAACAACAATAATGCCACTCAATGGATAATTCGATGATCACGGAGGAAGCGACATTAACAATAGCAACCAAACAGCAACAATCAAATAACAACGAATTCTGCAACATTGTTGCCATTTTCGTTGCTGTCGTTGAATGTGTCAAACATGTGTTGTACAGAGACATGTAGAGTATGATAATATCTActcatttttcttatttcgaTTTCGCACTGTCACCCGCATCCACCTAGCACCGCCAAGCGCAACGGACAATCGCGAACAACATAATTGGAGCGACATTGTACGCGCCGTACTTTGCTCTGCAGCGACCTGTGccaaaaatatacaacaacaacttgtagGGAACTTATAATTCCACTGCAACACCGAACATCAACAACCAATCAACCAGCACCAATCCACTGCACCGCAACCAACGAACGGCTGCCGTTGTGTCGTTGTCATCGTCGGCGGCGGTGCAGTAGCAAGCGGTGTATGGTGTGGTGGGCCATCAGTgatatttcgttttcatttttcatGCGATCTCGCTCTTTCAATATCCAATACCCCACTATCTCCAAGGTATTTTCAACAAGCTATCCTTTATAACCCCCGCTGTTTCAACATATCCACCAAAAAGAACACATATTCcattttccaacttttttgGTGGGTGTGTTTTgttgagtttatttttttatttttcttgtaaatagttttgaattttttgtttgtttgtgtaaacaacaacagtaacagcaaaaaaaaacaaaaaatgttataacgCATCACTAGATTGtaagtgtttttatttgtatatgaaacaaacaaggaaacaacaaaaaaatatgaaaacaataaaaaaatagtaaattttgtcaccgttaaatttgcaatttcttttatttaatctaATCATAAACCAGAATTATTACAGAATGCAGGAAGATGGTTCCGAAGTATCCCACCGTTTGTCTAAGACACAGATTTCCATTAACGcatcagctgatttttgtttttcattttccatacTCATCtagaaaacgcgtttaaaatttcttttcgaCAATTGTTTTTCTTAGCATGTgcccaaaattaatttttttcgttttgaaaGCTGTTTCTAGTTTCAATTTGCCGtcattgttgtagttgttaaaagctacattttttttttgctaaaagcGTCCGTATTTTTACGCACTCTTTGGGCGCATTTTTATCAGTTTTCAATATACCGATAAAACTacaaccaaaaaatcaaaataaaccaACTCTAATCCACGTCTTGTtagcttttttaaataaaaaacgtcaATTGCTTAGTCATTCATGCCTCTTCAGCaacataagtatacatacataactacgtATGAGGCCATGCATGAGAATACCACAAAAAAAGTGCAAGTACCGACTTTGTAATTCTTTATATTTGCGGTTGATATGTCACACTCATTAGTTTGcataatattgtaaatatacttgtatgtactctGTATTTAGTTTTCGCCAAGTGGTTAAGCAAAACTGAAAGAAATTGATGTCTGTGGCACAATTTGGTTTATTACTGTTATAATGGTTACTCAGTTAGTTTTTCTACTTTGTTGTTTTCTTATGAAATATATTGCTTTTGTACTTTAATAATGGGGCATTATGGTAAGTCTGGTTTGGCTGGGCAGCGTACCCATGAGCATACAACGGTTATGAGCAGACATACGTATATAATCTTGCCTGCATGTGGAATGTTACGGCAGTAATTAACCCAGCTACCCAGTTGGCTTAGTGagcaaacatatatttaaacttACGTACTATGTGAGTATGTGTATACTCGGAATTCGTAGCCAAATGGTGTTATCAGCCAAAATGtgcaagtatacatatatgtacatcattttatttatatttatatcagtCATGTAGGCCATTCATTTTGCCAACTTCAATCCAATGCTTTTGCCCATATTTTTATAAGTAATaaatctttataaaaataacatgtagggaacttatatatttttacaaataggaatagcatatttaaattttataactattGATACAAATTTGGATGTAATGACTCCTCAAACATTGTCAAGAAATTATAACtgatttattgctattttttttaaatccgaaTTCCTTTTTAACAATCTTCAAGTCGaggtaaaatatgaaaatgagatGTACAATTTCCTTTTTCaggaaaattcaaaaattgcatcCAAAAAGCTCTGAAGCAGTTCGAAGGTTGAGCGGAGTGGAATACGCTCTAAAGCTACTCTGGAGTTGTGCCCCCGATTGGTGAATAATTCCCAATGTATGGATACTTACACTATTCTATATAGAAACGTTGAGTTATAAATGATATTGTAGTTATAAGAAGTCTAGTTAAAGGCGCTCAACCCTAAATGCTAAAATCTATCAGGATTTTGCCGATGAGCAGATCAATAAACTGTATTTCCTCTTAAACCatgatataattttaatttattttatgaatcgatgtatgtaaacaccattTATTTAGTTCTATACCACAAGCCATTCATTGTGTTCTACATAATTAGATAATCGCAAAACAAATACGCAAGACAAGATTTGCTCAAAAATACGCAATAGAATGAGAGAATGAAAATTGATGCAACTAACTATTAAAATCAAAACCGAAATTTAATTGAAACGAAATTGCAACATTTGTATATAGTACtacgaaattttttatgatgaacAATAACTCCGACGACCTTATTCTAGTTCAAATAATTTATCACGTTCTTGGTTGCAAATTAATTTACCGATTTCTGTTCACTATGCATAAAAACGTGTGATCTCGCAAAAATGCTGTTGtgtattttcattgaaaatgaaTGTGTATGCaccttcatataaaaaaattgtttaattatgaaatatatgCAATCGGTTCTTTAAAATATTCCTTATACTGACCTTAATATTacgatatattattatataataataagcaaaattgatgctgatagaaaaaaataatagataatTTATCGTCTGAAAAGAAATTCCATAAtgcttttaaatgaaaaaaactatCGAAAGCAGACACAAAAGTTTAGCAATATTCATTTTAACTCTAATTCACAAAGACAAATCTGAACTATAAGAGATATTTTTGGTAAAGTTTTCATAATAAGTGTTTTAAGGTCGAATTGACTCTTGTGGCATAGACCTAACGAGTTACAACGTGTTTCCATCCAATTTCTTTCAATGTATAGCAGTTTTTGGTAGTCGAGACTTACTAGATTTGGAAAACTGATATCAAGATAAttccatggcgtatgagtaataacaaacaaacaatttttaagcAATAGTGCTCGTATATTTATAGGCATTTTTATAAAGAGTGGCTTATAGTAAGTTGGTTAAATGAATCGTTGGagtaaaaaagtgaaataaatcaTATCTTACAAAACCCAACCCAAATCATTCTCAGAGAGTAATGCGGGGATCTTTTGATGATAGTGGACATGTCAATTGGGcgattatttagtatttttatatgatAATAGATTTTTTAAGCAAGAATGGACAAGGACAGAATAAATAAccactaaaaattatttatttttaccttaACCATCCTATACCCTGAATTTCGTAAAAGCTTATTTCATCTCTTTCTCCATACtgttcaaataattaaaaaaatatttaactagaATGGCACCCAATACAAAATAGCTTTCTTGGAGATTGATTTATAGGACCCCAAGTCaatttacaaaaaagaaaaatttcgacattttattattagttttattaaaaagctTAATTATTTTTGCCGGAAGCCGACAAAACagagaaacaattttttgattaaatttccAACATTCCAATACACCTTCTTAGATATCAAAAGCTGTTTATAGTCCTCTGAAGGTATCCTAAATGATCTGCTTTGGCACATTTATGACTTTTTGTACGCACAATTTTTTAGTTGCAATAGgcatttttgttattgcacGTTGTTGCATTCACAGTTGCCGGCTACTTAATACAAGTTTGTAGCAAAATATGCAATTTGTAATGGCTGCAGTGCAGCGGCCTATAAAAACAACATCAACGGAATGCTGAGCAATGACGCGATCACTGCTGCCATATGTTCAGACAATTATTgcaatgaatatacatacatatgggtaGCTGTTGCTAACATTTTCGCCTTTTTTGGTGCGAGACCCGAATCTTCTTCGGCTACCGTAGCATCATCGTTGTCATTTTGCGGTCGCCAAAAGTGAAaggattttgattttattgccgaattttgttattttaatgtttCAGGTTTTTGCGCTGCTTACATTTTACAATTGCAGactttttaagaaatcattaatttttattgttttggtttttattgtaACTGAACTCTGGCGCAGAAGCGCTTGTACACTTGCACGTATGCATgtctgcatacatatgtatatgtatgtatgtacatatgttatgtggtataaaatataaatgtaatcgCTTATTCTTTTTGTAATCATCCTTGGCGGCTTGCAGCTGCAAATACATACCATAAATGAAACGAGATCGAAGCTGAAATCGAAGTTGAATGCAGCTCTGGCGATTTGTTGCTGTGCGAAATGTTGCGTGAAAAAATATTGCTGGTAGTAGAGGCAAAGTacattgtttgtatgtatgtgaattttTGCTTGATTAAGCTGTTCTAAATCTTTCGAATAATCCTGTAAGATCATACTTTGTAGTGAAACACCAAAACACAAGAATTTATTCAAGATACCAATTTCCTGATTTAAAATAGACTATTTGGGAAAATACCGAGTTTGTACCAGTTATGAAACGATtcatcataatttattttttttttaatgccaaactTTTGGCAGATGCATTTGTGGTGACTATGTCGAATGTGTAAGCAAGCCGATACGCTTACATGGTaagataacatttttttcttcgcCAAATTGAGGAGTTTATCACAATTCAGCGTCAAATTGACCCATAGTGTTTCTCCTAGTAGATAATGTAGCTTAGAACGTGTGAACtctaaaaaatcacaaatttgcAGGGCGAAGACCACTGTTTCGACTTGTTATTAGTTTCTGGTGTGTATCTAAACCACAAATGAACACTGTTTGGCCTTGAGATTTATTTTATCGTCATTTGGAAATTGTTCCTGAAGGGTATCATAGAACCCGATGGTATCATTGGAATTGGCAACAGGACCACTTCACCTTTAAACTTTTCAGATAATATGATTGCTTCAAGAATATTTTCGGTGATCTTTTTGATAGCTAAACTCGCACCATTGCATAATCGAGGTGGATTCAAATTACGCAGGAGAAAAACAGGTGAACCATTCTTTAACTGAAGATTATGTGGTGGCATTCCGGGTATATCTAgtgaatttcaaaattcaattggaaaacatacactttcattttcattaagaacAGTATGGATTGATTTCAAATACATCAGATCGCCTTGGTAACAACTGTTGAATTTGGAAGTTAATTTCGTCAACATCAACATTTTTGGCTGCCAGAATAGCCCGTTCACTGAGCCAGTTATGATTAAGGTAATAACTCTGTATATTCGGAAAAATACTCTGaatcaattcatttttttcCTCAAGAGCAGTGCATAAATTATCTGGCAGTTTAATCCTCTGTCAACACGCTTGCGTCGTGCCTATCTGCTTCGTGCATTGTTGTGGCCTTTGTCAATTATTTGACAGTCACAATTATCCATTAGctccaaaatattttaacagaTGACGTTAACTGTTGGCTGATTCAATAGATGGCGCTATgctaaaaacacaaatttaatagCATAATAATTACGTATTACTGAAACTAAGGTGTAacctaaatttttttgtatttgaatattaaaataattagtgaTTATGCTATTAAATTGTAGCtatataaaacgtttgtatttttaacatgGCGGCATCTGTTGACTCAATCAAATCAATAATTAGCGCCATCTGTTAGTttattataaacgttctctgctaCAGCGGTCCGACATCGGAAGTCCTGACAAATGAATAACGCCAATTCAGTGAACTTTTTTCCGAAGGGTAGTGTAattgacatatagatggcgctaagAAATATAACTTCTTAACTATTATAGGAGAAACTGAATACCGGATACTGTTTGTTATTAATTCGGCTTTTCACAATATTTACCgtcagaaatttaatttatgcataaaatattCTCTAAATTAATATAGTTACCAGCCAATACTTCTAATTGTGTTATTTATCCCTCCAGCTTCCTCAAAAATTGGCGCATTAGTAGGTAAATATACTTAAgttcaaataataaagtttcaGTTAGTGAACGTAGAAGTTAGTGCAGCTTTCTCTAATCAGATAATCTTATATGTGGCAGTAATCCTAGGCCAGCTATCAAATTTCAATGACCAGCTAAATACCTCAGCTCCAATATGTTATTGACATTCTAGCAATATAATCACATTACACAGATTTCTTTAATGTGACCACAACAAATGCATACCTATATACACAAAGCATTCAGGTATCGCTAACCCCAGCTTCCCTTGTATGGGATACAAACAATTCTGTGCCAACAATTCCCTTCTGACTATCATTAGCTTTACGTAGTAAAAGCACACGTTTAATACAGACAAAGCAAATTATTCGTATACTCGAGTAGAGCTTTCATTCATAAAGCCCAGCTGATGGCATTTTGGCGCCATTAATTTGCCGCTTCGGTCTTGAGTTCGTTAGGTACGCAGCATCCTTGTGCTGCTGTGGCGAGTGAATAGCAAATCAGTCGAAGACAGACGATTGAATATACTGGAAGTGCTTGAAGTTTTACGCGCCCTGACTAGAACGACAAAGCCTCTACGCTTCTGTGTGATTGAACAAAGTACGTGTAGGTGTTTTACTAAGCCGAAGATCAGCCAAACAAATTGCGCCAAATAAAAGATAACCATAACTGAGGCGATAGTCAGTTGCGATATTCGCACGCATGTGATTTTTGTAGAGAGGCACGgaagtgaaataaataataatagcagtcaaataaaaaatgcaacgaATTTTGGCACATCACTCATACGCAATGTCGTACCGCGTGCCGTGCGAAGCGTGAGAACGCGCGTTTTGTTTGCTTACCATGTCCATCCACTAAAGACGCCACAAGACATTTGTCAGCCTTTGGCGCCACACGAAATTAAGACAAATCGCGAGTGGTGTGGAGTTAACTGTGAAGTGAGTCGAGGCAGAGGCATAGGCGGCAAGGCTGGCGGCGTCAACGACCGCAACATTACAAGTAAGGGTTAGATTGTGTTAGGGTGGTGTATGACGCGTGATTTGGTATGTGTGTATAACATTGCTTATTTAGTTGAATTAAAGCTGTGATTTTTGTTGGAGTCTTTTTTTCGGCAAGGGGTGCCTGACCATTTAGCGGAACGCTGCGTgccttttgtatttatttcggTTTCAGTTGGGGGAAACAATTTTGCCACGTCTTCTTTGACTTGCTCATTCACGCGTTTTTGTTGATTGATGTGTGCACTGCTttgttcgaaatatttttatttgcccgTACGCCATTGCCAAGACACACTGAAACGAAATTGTCTTCGCTTTCTATACTCGTCTACTGTTTACTTCAATTGTTCGTTTGCTCTGTATAAGCTATTCAATTATTTCCGAGATTGTAAATGCTGGTGATGGGAAGACGGCTGCATTAGCTAAACAAACAAGAACTTAAATTGCTTCAAACGTAGAGTGAAAGTGTGTGCGAAAGCGATTGtcgctttgtgtgtgtttgcgaaaagaaaataatacgtTTAAAAGCATTGTAGCATGAATGCGTGACCTcatcgaaaataataatttattgttgccataaattttataatatgtttacatatatatttgcagtTGTTTGGCCGAACACCTCACGGAGGTGTCGGAATTACTCTAAAATGCCTGATCATCGCATGACTATTAAATTAGTTTGCAAAACTTTAGCATTTTAGGAATTTACTCGGAGGTTTGACTTAAAACCCcattcattgttttatattttgctatGACGGGGTTTTCAACCATCTAGCTACCACACGTTGACCACAAAACTACAATTTTCAAATGTCTATTTGCACACCCATTATTTGATTCTTTATGAAACCATATTTTTAATGTTCAACAATGGCTTACTAAGCGCGTGCCGTAAGTGCGGAGCTGCTGGAATTGCTTAATGTGCGAATGTACGTAGATATAGTTTTagctttgaaaattgttttaaatttcattcgcaCTGTTTTCAGATCAGAGTGATATGTTTTCTCATCAAAAAACATACGAATCGCTAAGGAAattcaaaagatttttatttaatgtgaagtacaatcgatgCAATTAAGTTCTGAACATAACATCACTCAAATGGCCTTCACGACTTCTTTTGGAGAAACGAATTTGATGAACCCAATTTCGAGCTCCTTTCccctaaatcaagtcgtatgtcatgagTAGcgcgttcaatattgacttctaaagcttgcaAAAGAGTcgggtttattgctaaagaccaatgacttcaaataacacCTCAAGAAGCAGTCTAATGGTTTTGAATCACAACTTtgaaggccattcaatgtcacaattgcttgaaataatcaaatctccaaacttttctcgcaacacttcggttgttgcacgtgctgtgttgCAC
The sequence above is drawn from the Bactrocera tryoni isolate S06 chromosome 1, CSIRO_BtryS06_freeze2, whole genome shotgun sequence genome and encodes:
- the LOC120766776 gene encoding keratin, type I cytoskeletal 10-like gives rise to the protein MNSFSVFLVFALAALVVAEPPSGYNYPRGGGGGGSFGGFGGGSLGGGGGGYQAVSGGFQTSEGQNVDPQLLEQVRQILLNEESKSGGGGGGGGGGGYPSGSYGPPSGSYGPPSSSYGVPGFGGGGRVVGIDLEGVRQAIQVAQFAQQSTQAGGGGFGGYPSAPSGSYGAPSRPSGSYGAPF